In Acomys russatus chromosome 9, mAcoRus1.1, whole genome shotgun sequence, the following are encoded in one genomic region:
- the Bambi gene encoding BMP and activin membrane-bound inhibitor homolog, whose product MDRHSSYIFIWLQLELCAMAVLLTKGEIRCYCDAAHCVATGYMCKSELSACFSRLLDPQNTNSPLTHGCLDSLANTADICRAKQPQNHSGPATPTLECCHEDMCNYRGLHDVLSPPKSEASGQGNRHQHDSSRNLITKVQELTSSKELWFRAAVIAVPIAGGLILVLLITSALRMLRSENKRLQDQRQQMLSRLHYSFHGHHSKKGQVAKLDLECMVPVSGQENCCLTCDKMRQAELSNEKILSLVHWGMYSGHGKLEFV is encoded by the exons ATGGATCGCCACTCCAGCTACATCTTCATCTGGCTGCAGCTGGAGCTCTGCGCCATGGCTGTGCTGCTCACCAAAG gagAGATCCGATGCTACTGTGATGCCGCTCACTGTGTGGCCACCGGTTACATGTGTAAGTCTGAGCTAAGTGCCTGCTTCTCCCGACTTCTCGATCCTCAGAACACCAACTCCCCACTCACCCatggctgcctggactcacttgcAAACACAGCAGACATCTGCCGAGCCAAGCAGCCCCAAAACCACTCCGGCCCGGCCACGCCCACTTTGGAATGCTGTCACGAAGACATGTGCAATTACCGAGGCCTGCATGATGTCCTCTCTCCTCCTAAGAGTGAAGCCTCAG GACAAGGAAATCGGCATCAGCACGACAGTAGCAGAAACCTCATCACCAAGGTCCAAGAGCTGACTTCCTCCAAAGAACTGTGGTTCCGCGCAGCTGTGATAGCGGTTCCCATCGCCGGTGGGCTGATCTTAGTGCTGCTCATTACGTCGGCCCTGCGCATGCTCCGGAGTGAGAACAAGAGACTGCAGGATCAGCGGCAGCAGATGCTCTCTCGTTTGCACTACAGCTTTCACGGGCACCATTCCAAGAAGGGGCAGGTTGCAAAGTTGGACTTGGAGTGCATGGTGCCCGTCAGTGGGCAGGAGAACTGCTGTCTGACCTGTGACAAGATGAGGCAAGCGGAGCTCAGCAATGAGAAGATTCTCTCCCTCGTGCACTGGGGCATGTATAGCGGTCACGGGAAGCTGGAGTTCGTATGA